A genomic window from Peromyscus maniculatus bairdii isolate BWxNUB_F1_BW_parent chromosome 1, HU_Pman_BW_mat_3.1, whole genome shotgun sequence includes:
- the LOC143272154 gene encoding olfactory receptor 51H1-like, with the protein MADHNHSQFQHLYFVLTGIPGLEQKYYWMAFPLGAIYVIALFGNGIIISTIKTESSLHIPMYYFLCMLAFADMGLTLCTLPSMLGIFWFNYKFISFDGCLIQMYFIHTFSAIESGVLVAMAIDRVIAIWNPLRYGTILTNGVVSKIGILILSRAVCVVFPVPFLIKRLPFYRSNILSHSFCLHQDVMRLACASTRVNSLYGLIAVIFTKGSDSLSILFSYVFILRTVMAIASGEGRLKALNTCVSHICAVLIFYVPLIGVSVIHRFGKHLSPLTHALMANAYLLVPPVLNPIVYTVKTKEIRKKIIQIFVRTKIATTEG; encoded by the coding sequence ATGGCAGATCATAACCACTCCCAATTCCAGCATCTGTACTTTGTTTTAACTGGAATCCCTGGACTCGAGCAGAAATATTATTGGATGGCATTCCCACTGGGTGCTATATATGTCATTGCTCTCTTTGGCAATGGTATTATTATCTCTACAATCAAGACTGAATCATCTCTGCACATTCCTAtgtactacttcctgtgtatgtTGGCATTTGCGGATATGGGGCTCACCCTTTGTACTCTGCCCTCTATGCTTGGCATATTCTGGTTTAACTACAAATTTATAAGCTTTGATGGTTGTCTTATCCAGATGTACTTCATTCACACCTTCTCAGCCATTGAGTCAGGAGTGCTAGTAGCAATGGCCATCGATCGTGTTATAGCGATCTGGAACCCACTCAGATATGGCACCATTTTAACAAATGGTGTGGTCAGTAAAATAGGAATACTCATCTTGTCAAGAGCAGTCTGCGTGGTCTTCCCTGTGCCTTTCCTCATCAAGAGGCTCCCTTTTTATCGCTCCAACATCCTCTCccactccttctgcctccatcaaGATGTGATGCGCCTTGCCTGTGCCAGCACCCGTGTTAACAGTCTCTATGGCCTTATAGCTGTCATCTTCACCAAGGGCTCTGACTCCCTCTCTATCCTCTTCTCCTATGTGTTCATACTCCGCACGGTGATGGCTATTGCTTCCGGGGAGGGCCGGCTGAAGGCTCTCAACACTTGTGTTTCACACATCTGTGCTGTACTTATCTTCTATGTGCCATTGATTGGGGTATCAGTCATCCATCGCTTTGGAAAGCACTTGTCACCACTGACCCATGCCCTTATGGCGAACGCTTACCTTCTTGTCCCCCCTGTGCTCAACCCCATAGTTTATACTGTGAAGACCAAGGAAATACGAAAAAAGATTATCCAGATATTTGTTCGAACCAAAATTGCTACTACAGAGGGTTAA